The Clostridium septicum genome contains a region encoding:
- a CDS encoding GNAT family N-acetyltransferase — protein sequence MITLEKLTSNTMDIFKKLYDRNFLNENYDKDFFSLYNNQNFVIKFLFRKFLKLIRYNDEVIGYIWYDTPLESTIRIWSLYIENDYMGFIDENTLKAFNTSILSYEAIDNPRNTKILTKLGFKRIRPTILMELNLNKYNRYKDINEIKLKLQLENSYVNKIYNSIFNTNYISSKYNNKKFIIGKDEALRCKIQNNIFSTWNREPLKIEDIYSDISQEYYLKDLSLFGMINDKFVGYGQVIYNRNMYTVVNFGIINEFRGFGIGKLLLHDLIVSSKSKGFNKLYIRVDEDNISAQKLYKWAGFVDKCTISRWDRGYKNY from the coding sequence ATGATAACATTAGAAAAATTAACATCTAACACTATGGATATATTTAAAAAATTATATGATAGAAATTTTTTAAACGAAAATTATGATAAAGATTTTTTTAGTTTATATAATAATCAAAATTTCGTTATTAAATTTCTGTTCAGAAAATTTCTTAAATTAATAAGATATAATGATGAAGTAATTGGATACATTTGGTATGATACACCATTAGAGTCAACCATAAGAATTTGGTCTTTATACATTGAAAATGATTATATGGGTTTTATTGATGAAAATACTTTAAAAGCTTTTAATACTAGTATTTTATCATATGAAGCTATTGATAATCCTAGAAATACTAAGATATTAACAAAATTAGGGTTTAAAAGAATAAGACCTACAATTTTAATGGAGCTTAATTTAAATAAATATAATAGATATAAAGACATAAATGAGATAAAGTTAAAACTTCAATTAGAGAATAGTTATGTGAATAAGATTTATAACTCCATTTTTAATACTAACTATATAAGTTCAAAATATAATAATAAGAAGTTTATCATAGGAAAGGATGAAGCCTTACGTTGTAAGATTCAAAATAACATTTTTTCAACGTGGAATAGAGAGCCATTGAAAATTGAAGATATTTATAGTGATATAAGTCAAGAATATTATCTTAAAGATTTATCATTATTTGGTATGATAAATGATAAATTTGTTGGGTATGGACAGGTTATTTATAATAGAAACATGTACACTGTAGTTAATTTTGGAATAATAAATGAATTCAGAGGTTTTGGAATAGGAAAATTGCTATTACATGATTTAATAGTTTCATCTAAATCAAAAGGATTTAATAAGCTTTATATAAGGGTTGATGAAGATAATATTTCAGCGCAAAAATTATATAAATGGGCAGGATTTGTAGATAAGTGTACTATTTCAAGATGGGATAGAGGATACAAAAACTATTAA
- a CDS encoding ComEC/Rec2 family competence protein, with product MISLFGVPLNANAQIQENVIVNYIDVGQGDSELIQISGKNILIDAGNNDDLAYNYLKNLGITKLDYVIATHPHSDHIGGMATIIDNFDIGTFYAPKVTATTRVFERMVTALNNKNVKIKVPKVGDTLNIGNVTLEFLAPNSPKYRKVNNYSIVTKLKYGNTSFIFTGDAESLSEGEILQKQLDISADVLKLGHHGSRTSTSKGFLNAVNPKYAIVSAGKGNDYGHPHEETIKKLNEKNIQVFRTDISGTIIAVSNGSTINFTNEDDTSSSIEKETSDNSVWIANNKSKVYHSNNNCSKMKNPIKILLEDAKNRGLRPCSRCVK from the coding sequence ATGATTTCTCTGTTTGGTGTGCCATTAAATGCAAATGCGCAGATTCAAGAGAATGTTATAGTAAATTATATTGATGTTGGACAAGGGGATTCAGAATTAATTCAAATATCGGGTAAAAATATACTGATAGATGCAGGTAATAATGATGATTTAGCTTATAATTACTTAAAAAATCTTGGAATAACTAAGCTAGATTATGTTATAGCTACTCACCCACATTCAGATCATATAGGGGGTATGGCAACAATAATAGATAATTTTGATATAGGAACTTTTTATGCTCCAAAAGTAACAGCAACAACTAGAGTATTTGAAAGAATGGTAACTGCACTTAATAATAAAAATGTTAAAATTAAAGTTCCTAAAGTAGGAGATACTTTGAATATAGGTAATGTTACTTTAGAATTTTTAGCACCTAATAGCCCTAAATATAGAAAGGTAAATAATTATTCTATTGTTACAAAATTAAAGTATGGGAACACATCATTTATATTTACAGGTGATGCAGAATCTTTAAGTGAAGGTGAAATATTACAAAAGCAATTAGATATTAGCGCAGATGTTTTAAAATTAGGACATCATGGAAGTAGAACTTCGACAAGTAAAGGTTTTCTAAACGCTGTTAATCCTAAATATGCTATTGTTTCAGCTGGAAAAGGAAATGATTATGGTCATCCACACGAAGAGACTATTAAAAAGCTAAATGAAAAAAATATTCAAGTATTTAGAACAGATATAAGTGGAACTATAATTGCAGTGAGTAACGGTAGTACAATAAATTTTACTAATGAAGATGATACTTCTTCAAGTATAGAAAAGGAAACTTCAGATAATAGCGTATGGATTGCAAATAATAAATCTAAAGTATATCATTCTAATAATAACTGTAGTAAAATGAAAAATCCTATTAAAATTTTATTAGAGGATGCAAAAAATAGAGGTCTTAGACCATGTTCTAGATGTGTGAAATAA
- a CDS encoding spore coat protein, producing MKNMIGNMIKNNIDINDEFIALSMLSSGKEASDMYLNSTLTSSTPELRAIYSASLGQMVEGHTALTELSVTKGWIKPYNTPDEQLTCSYNESKTCINENK from the coding sequence ATGAAAAATATGATTGGAAATATGATTAAAAATAACATTGATATAAATGATGAATTTATAGCATTAAGTATGCTTTCTTCTGGAAAAGAGGCATCAGATATGTATCTTAATTCTACATTAACAAGTAGTACTCCTGAATTAAGGGCTATATATTCAGCATCGTTAGGCCAAATGGTTGAAGGTCATACAGCACTTACAGAATTAAGCGTTACTAAGGGATGGATTAAACCATATAATACACCTGATGAACAATTAACATGTTCTTATAACGAGTCAAAAACTTGTATTAATGAAAATAAATAG
- a CDS encoding IS3 family transposase codes for MSKIRFSKNEIDKLSKNKYVLKVSDKAITYTNEFKIHFIAEYSKGKTSKVIFEEAGFDVDVLGVRRIDCAGTRWRKAYKENGVLGLDDTRRNNSGRPRQRKITKDEIIAKQNAEIEYLMAEVELLKKLELHERQVKKGKLVAAQAFMLIKSIVNKLHLNNVIKQLCNVAGVSRSGYYNYLKSKKLGQSMSRRRNCWDNAPQESFFGHMKDEINYKSCSSLEELQLMIDDYIDYYNNERCQWNLKKLTPVKYRNQLLAS; via the coding sequence GTGAGTAAAATAAGATTCTCAAAAAATGAAATAGATAAATTATCAAAAAATAAATATGTTCTTAAGGTAAGTGATAAAGCAATAACATATACTAATGAATTTAAGATACATTTTATAGCTGAATACAGTAAAGGTAAAACTTCAAAGGTTATTTTTGAGGAAGCTGGATTTGATGTTGATGTTCTTGGAGTACGACGTATAGACTGCGCAGGCACTAGATGGAGGAAGGCATATAAAGAGAATGGTGTGCTAGGCTTAGATGACACTAGAAGAAACAATAGTGGTCGTCCGCGTCAGCGTAAAATCACCAAAGATGAAATAATAGCGAAACAAAATGCTGAAATTGAGTATTTAATGGCCGAGGTAGAATTACTAAAAAAATTAGAGCTGCACGAAAGGCAGGTGAAAAAAGGTAAATTAGTAGCAGCACAAGCATTTATGCTAATAAAATCTATAGTTAATAAACTACATTTAAATAATGTAATTAAACAGCTATGTAATGTAGCTGGAGTTTCACGTTCCGGTTATTATAATTATTTGAAATCTAAAAAACTTGGACAATCTATGTCCAGACGCAGAAATTGCTGGGATAATGCACCACAGGAATCATTTTTTGGACATATGAAAGATGAAATTAACTATAAATCTTGCTCGAGTTTAGAAGAATTACAATTAATGATAGATGATTATATTGATTATTATAACAATGAGCGTTGTCAGTGGAACTTAAAAAAGCTGACTCCTGTAAAATACAGAAATCAGCTTTTAGCTTCTTAA
- a CDS encoding spore coat protein encodes MKEKDIMNDYLSMINSSLTGYASIIAQTDNQELRQTIQQMRNEDEIRQYKVYQTAKEKGYYKPAQPANQTEINTVKSELTANQ; translated from the coding sequence ATGAAAGAAAAAGATATAATGAACGATTACCTAAGTATGATTAATAGTAGCTTAACAGGATATGCTAGCATAATAGCTCAAACCGATAATCAAGAATTACGACAAACTATACAGCAAATGAGAAATGAAGATGAAATTCGCCAATATAAAGTATATCAAACAGCAAAAGAAAAAGGATATTATAAACCTGCACAACCAGCTAACCAAACTGAGATAAATACAGTTAAATCAGAATTAACTGCCAATCAATAA
- the miaB gene encoding tRNA (N6-isopentenyl adenosine(37)-C2)-methylthiotransferase MiaB, translated as MLENKELKYYIETWGCQMNEEDSEKLSGMLKRSGYSETETQEEADIIIYNTCCVRENAENKVFGNLGQLKHLKKKKPNLIIAVCGCMMQQEGMADKILKTFPHVNIIFGTHNAYKFPEYLNRVKTEGVQVKEIFNKETEIIEGLPIDRKSDVKAFVTIMYGCNNFCTYCIVPYVRGRERSRKSEDIIKEIEDLVSSGYKEVTLLGQNVNSYGKGLEEEITFAGLLRKINEIPGLERLRFMTSHPKDLNKDVVLAIKECDKLCEQVHLPVQSGSNKILKKMNRNYTKESYLELINMIKAEIPDVTITTDIIVGFPGETEEDFLETLELAKEVEYSSAFTFIYSRRNNTPADMMLNQVPDEAKHERFNRLVEVINAGVIKGNKEYEGKVVEVLVEGPSKNDETKLTGRTRNGRLVNFEGKDVSAGDLVNVKIVRAQPFSLIGEVV; from the coding sequence ATGTTAGAAAATAAAGAGTTAAAATATTATATAGAAACATGGGGATGTCAAATGAATGAGGAGGATTCAGAAAAACTTTCTGGAATGTTAAAAAGAAGTGGATATTCTGAAACTGAAACTCAAGAAGAAGCTGATATTATAATATATAATACATGTTGTGTTAGAGAAAATGCAGAAAATAAGGTTTTTGGAAATTTAGGTCAATTAAAACATCTTAAAAAAAAGAAGCCTAATCTTATAATTGCTGTTTGTGGCTGTATGATGCAGCAAGAAGGAATGGCAGATAAAATTTTAAAAACATTCCCTCATGTAAATATAATTTTTGGAACACATAATGCATATAAATTCCCAGAATATTTAAACAGAGTAAAAACAGAAGGTGTTCAAGTAAAAGAAATATTTAATAAGGAAACTGAAATAATAGAAGGGTTACCAATAGATAGAAAAAGTGATGTTAAAGCTTTTGTTACAATAATGTATGGTTGTAATAACTTTTGTACATATTGTATAGTTCCTTATGTAAGAGGAAGAGAAAGAAGTAGAAAATCCGAAGATATAATAAAAGAGATAGAAGATTTGGTATCAAGTGGATATAAAGAAGTTACTCTTCTAGGGCAAAATGTAAATTCTTATGGTAAGGGATTAGAAGAAGAAATAACATTTGCAGGATTACTTAGAAAAATAAATGAAATACCTGGATTAGAAAGATTAAGATTTATGACATCTCATCCAAAGGATTTAAATAAAGATGTTGTACTGGCTATAAAAGAATGTGATAAGCTTTGTGAACAAGTTCATTTACCAGTACAAAGTGGATCAAATAAAATATTGAAAAAAATGAATAGAAACTATACAAAAGAATCTTATTTAGAATTAATTAATATGATAAAAGCAGAGATTCCAGATGTAACTATTACAACAGATATAATAGTTGGGTTTCCAGGAGAAACAGAAGAAGATTTCCTAGAAACTTTAGAATTAGCAAAAGAAGTTGAATACTCATCAGCATTTACTTTTATATATTCAAGAAGAAATAATACACCAGCTGATATGATGTTAAATCAAGTTCCAGATGAAGCAAAACATGAAAGATTCAATAGATTAGTAGAAGTCATTAATGCAGGTGTTATTAAAGGAAATAAAGAGTATGAAGGAAAAGTAGTTGAGGTTCTTGTAGAAGGTCCAAGTAAAAATGATGAAACTAAGCTTACAGGAAGAACTAGAAATGGAAGACTAGTTAATTTTGAGGGAAAAGATGTTAGTGCAGGGGATTTAGTTAATGTTAAAATAGTAAGAGCTCAACCATTCTCATTAATTGGAGAAGTTGTATAA
- a CDS encoding DEAD/DEAH box helicase gives MIKQILLENFKRDTSGKRYLRGKRVFENDLVSNIITDIQDELICIVGRVISENFFSEYSTKIEVDINNKSIISTYCTCADYENHEFNNDNYCCKHLNATFYKFMQEIDKNVLIKEKLIPNTVTNEIFKKNTSGTLDILLANTKITEEIKIDVYINRRGFNNKITVDFKIGTKGMASNKLYVLKDLNQFLTAYYNKIPVKYGKEFIFDIKKQKLTTKDRILIDFIELVKELDNTASFSRRQDKYIDGKSLTIPKYLIRQFLLIIQKHRVYLNEGFYLRPVEAEILTTSPEIYFDLKLLKEQYILSIKDSLPETLSDKEDIFLKGTTIYIPSYDFCYKVAPYFEVFNNTKSIFLPKCDEKKILLNLIPEINLISNELVLSKNIRNKVVSEEVKFKFYFDKENNNISLIVKVTYGKYEFNIFDEFEEKIIYRDSKKEEVVLSTLRSLGFESNLDKFYLIMGDDYIFRFFKSEVEKLQKLGEVFYSENFKGIKNISSKNIKGEIRTGKYNYFEMDFKLADITPLETSNILRAFRDNLKYYKLQSGEYLDLEEIELKSFLKLLDVVSDVDNIENNKVIFPKNKGVFVDYYLNDNKIRYIKGKKELSEIKNKFKSIDKLKFKEPSDLEANLRIYQKQGYNWLKTLDYLGFGGILGDEMGLGKTIQMITFLLSNKGKSSLVITPTSLIYNWSLEFKKFAPSMKVAVANGTKEEREEIIKNKDNFDIILTTYNLLKRDIDLYSDKIFDYCILDEAQYIKNYNSQNSKSVKRINANTRFALTGTPVENSLMELWSIFDFIMPGYLYDEKRFSVRYYKKLKESPEILNDLNRLIKPFILRRYKKEVIKELPSKIEKRLIVPLNDEQKKVYGVFSKHAVELISKKVKDDEFKSSKIEILSYITKLRQLCLDPSLLIENYTSGSGKIDALIELLNQGIDEGHKILVFSQFTSILKNIATKLKEENIEFSYLDGSVKAKKRVEMVENFNSSDNNSVFLISLKAGGTGLNLTSADIVIHFDPWWNPAVEDQATDRAHRIGQQNVVEVIKMIAEGTIEEKIVTLQDEKRKLISKLIGDDLANSEALISLSDEDILNLFN, from the coding sequence ATGATAAAGCAAATATTATTAGAAAATTTTAAAAGGGATACATCTGGAAAAAGATATTTAAGGGGAAAAAGAGTTTTTGAAAATGATCTTGTATCAAATATAATTACGGATATTCAAGATGAACTTATTTGTATAGTAGGAAGGGTAATTTCTGAGAATTTTTTTAGTGAGTATTCTACAAAAATTGAAGTTGATATTAATAATAAATCTATAATTTCTACATACTGCACATGTGCAGATTATGAAAATCATGAATTTAATAATGATAATTATTGTTGCAAGCATTTAAATGCGACTTTTTATAAATTTATGCAAGAAATAGATAAAAATGTTCTTATAAAGGAAAAATTAATTCCAAATACAGTTACAAATGAGATATTTAAAAAAAATACTAGCGGTACTTTAGATATTTTGCTAGCAAATACAAAGATAACTGAAGAGATAAAAATAGATGTATATATAAATAGAAGAGGATTTAACAATAAAATAACAGTTGATTTTAAAATTGGAACCAAAGGTATGGCATCCAATAAATTATATGTATTAAAGGATTTAAACCAATTCTTAACAGCATATTACAATAAGATACCAGTGAAATATGGAAAAGAGTTTATTTTTGATATAAAAAAACAAAAGCTTACAACAAAAGATAGGATTCTTATAGATTTTATAGAGTTAGTAAAAGAATTAGATAATACTGCTTCTTTTTCAAGAAGACAGGATAAATATATAGATGGGAAATCTCTTACAATACCTAAATATTTAATAAGACAATTCTTGCTGATAATACAAAAGCATAGAGTTTATTTAAATGAAGGTTTTTATTTAAGGCCTGTAGAAGCAGAAATTTTAACAACTTCACCTGAAATATATTTTGATTTAAAACTTTTAAAAGAGCAGTATATACTAAGTATTAAAGACTCTCTTCCAGAGACTTTAAGTGATAAAGAAGATATATTTTTAAAGGGAACTACAATTTATATACCTAGTTATGATTTTTGTTATAAAGTAGCTCCATATTTTGAGGTTTTTAATAATACTAAAAGCATTTTTTTACCTAAGTGTGATGAAAAGAAAATATTATTAAATCTTATCCCAGAAATTAATTTAATTTCTAACGAATTAGTATTATCAAAAAATATTAGGAATAAGGTTGTTTCGGAAGAAGTAAAATTTAAGTTTTATTTTGACAAAGAAAATAACAATATATCATTAATAGTAAAAGTTACATATGGTAAATATGAGTTTAATATATTTGATGAATTTGAAGAAAAAATAATATACAGAGATTCTAAGAAAGAAGAGGTAGTTTTATCAACTTTAAGATCTTTAGGGTTTGAATCTAATTTAGATAAATTTTACTTAATTATGGGTGATGATTATATATTTAGATTTTTCAAAAGTGAAGTAGAAAAGCTTCAAAAATTAGGTGAAGTTTTTTATTCTGAAAATTTTAAAGGTATAAAAAATATATCATCTAAGAATATTAAAGGAGAAATAAGAACAGGTAAATATAATTATTTCGAAATGGATTTTAAGTTAGCAGACATTACACCTCTAGAAACTTCTAATATTTTAAGAGCTTTTAGAGATAATTTAAAATATTATAAATTGCAAAGTGGAGAATATTTAGATTTAGAAGAAATAGAACTTAAAAGTTTTTTAAAACTTTTAGATGTAGTTTCTGATGTAGATAATATAGAAAATAATAAAGTTATTTTTCCCAAAAATAAGGGAGTTTTTGTAGACTATTATTTAAATGATAATAAAATAAGATATATAAAAGGTAAAAAAGAGTTATCTGAAATTAAAAATAAATTTAAGTCTATAGATAAATTAAAATTTAAAGAGCCTAGTGATTTAGAAGCTAATTTAAGGATATATCAAAAACAAGGATATAATTGGTTGAAAACTTTAGATTATTTAGGGTTCGGAGGAATATTAGGTGATGAAATGGGGCTTGGAAAAACTATTCAAATGATAACTTTTTTACTATCAAATAAAGGTAAATCCTCATTAGTAATTACTCCTACCTCTTTAATTTATAATTGGAGTTTAGAGTTTAAGAAATTTGCTCCTTCTATGAAGGTTGCAGTTGCTAATGGAACTAAAGAAGAAAGAGAAGAAATAATAAAAAATAAAGATAACTTTGATATTATCTTAACTACATATAATTTATTAAAAAGAGATATAGATTTATATAGTGATAAAATATTTGATTACTGTATTTTAGATGAAGCACAGTATATAAAAAATTATAACTCTCAAAATTCAAAATCTGTAAAAAGAATAAATGCAAATACAAGATTTGCATTAACAGGTACACCTGTAGAGAATTCATTAATGGAACTTTGGTCTATATTTGATTTTATAATGCCTGGTTACCTTTATGATGAAAAAAGATTTAGTGTTAGATATTATAAAAAACTTAAAGAAAGTCCTGAAATATTAAATGATCTCAATAGACTTATAAAACCATTTATTTTAAGAAGATATAAAAAGGAAGTTATTAAAGAGTTACCAAGTAAAATAGAGAAGAGACTTATTGTACCATTAAATGATGAACAGAAAAAAGTTTATGGAGTATTTTCTAAACATGCAGTAGAACTTATTTCTAAGAAAGTTAAAGATGATGAATTTAAAAGTAGTAAAATAGAAATATTATCATATATAACAAAATTAAGACAACTTTGTTTAGATCCATCTTTATTAATTGAAAATTATACATCTGGAAGTGGAAAAATAGATGCACTTATAGAACTGCTTAATCAAGGAATAGATGAAGGGCATAAAATACTTGTATTTTCTCAATTTACATCAATTCTTAAAAATATAGCAACTAAACTGAAAGAAGAAAATATTGAATTTAGCTATTTAGATGGATCTGTTAAAGCAAAAAAAAGAGTTGAAATGGTTGAAAACTTCAATAGTAGTGACAATAATTCAGTATTTCTTATAAGTTTAAAAGCAGGTGGAACAGGTTTAAATTTAACATCAGCAGATATAGTAATTCATTTTGATCCTTGGTGGAATCCTGCTGTTGAAGATCAAGCTACAGATAGAGCTCATAGAATAGGTCAGCAAAACGTAGTTGAAGTTATTAAAATGATTGCAGAAGGAACTATAGAAGAAAAAATAGTAACATTACAAGATGAAAAAAGAAAATTAATTTCAAAATTAATAGGAGATGATTTAGCAAATTCTGAAGCTTTAATTTCTTTAAGTGATGAGGATATTCTAAACCTATTTAATTAA
- a CDS encoding class I SAM-dependent methyltransferase, which yields MSYSDIYKSIGLNTEISRLRKQAYIGWDKEVKMLKNLGLEDGMRILEVGSGPGFVTELLLREFQNSIVTSLDMDNDLMEIARNRLEGTFKNRLNFVNESILNTSFKDNTFDFVLVRFVYQHINNPLKATKEIYRVLKPGGKVVIVDIDNGIWGVTNPELKLIPYLNNSLARFQNNSGGDRNIGRKLIKILKYSGFKNLDFQIVVKHSDLIGMDKFKDLSSIKNMQNTIFSKNPEISRIISSYNKFYNLESSTIIMLVIMAYGEKNI from the coding sequence ATGTCATATAGTGATATATATAAATCCATAGGACTAAATACTGAAATTTCTAGATTGAGAAAACAAGCATACATTGGATGGGATAAAGAAGTTAAAATGTTAAAAAATTTAGGATTAGAAGATGGGATGAGAATATTAGAAGTCGGTAGTGGTCCAGGATTTGTAACAGAGCTTTTACTTAGAGAGTTTCAAAATAGTATTGTTACATCTTTAGATATGGATAATGATTTAATGGAAATAGCAAGAAATAGGTTAGAGGGAACTTTTAAAAATAGATTGAATTTTGTCAATGAATCAATTTTAAATACATCATTTAAAGATAATACTTTTGATTTTGTATTAGTTAGGTTTGTATATCAGCATATTAATAATCCATTGAAAGCAACAAAAGAAATATATAGAGTGTTAAAACCAGGTGGGAAAGTAGTTATTGTTGATATAGATAATGGTATATGGGGAGTTACGAATCCAGAATTAAAATTGATTCCTTATTTAAATAATAGTTTGGCAAGATTTCAAAATAATTCAGGTGGAGATAGAAATATAGGCAGAAAGTTAATTAAGATATTAAAATATTCAGGTTTTAAAAATTTAGATTTTCAGATTGTTGTTAAGCATAGTGATCTTATAGGAATGGATAAATTTAAAGATTTGAGTAGTATTAAAAATATGCAAAATACTATATTTTCTAAAAACCCTGAAATTTCTAGAATTATATCAAGTTATAATAAATTCTATAATTTAGAGTCTTCAACTATAATTATGTTGGTTATTATGGCATATGGTGAGAAAAATATTTGA